Below is a genomic region from Brassica rapa cultivar Chiifu-401-42 chromosome A08, CAAS_Brap_v3.01, whole genome shotgun sequence.
ccacccactttgcCTTGGAAGTTCAATAAACATGTACAGCCTAATAAAGGACTAACCCGCCAAGGCAATGGGAACTCAGAAGAGCTACGTTGTGTCATTGCTGTTATTCGACAGTATGTTTTCTTAGCATATAAATCACATTTATCTCCTTTATACTTCTAtctgttaaaattttgttattacatgACAGTGGCGATCGAACTCCAAAACAGAAGGTGAACCTAAATGTTACAGAGGAGAAACTGTTAAACCTGATGCTGAAGTACAATGGTGGAAAGCCAAGAGCTGAGGTGCGAGAGGCTCCAGCTTTTCTGTCATCCATCTTTTATCAGAGCCttgattcattttatatattttttttctttttgtagacaaaactaaaaagtgCAGTCCAGTTGCAAGACCTATTAGATGCAACAAGAATGTTAGTTCCCCGTACAAGGTAGAACCatgaactcaactctttgtgtcttgtctccaaaaagcatgtctAATCTATCatttccatgtgttgaatactgataacgacaatatggtcttccgttttttatatgtagaccaggtcgtgagagtgatagtgatccagaagaccttgaacatgctgagaagcttcgccaagttaaagcagttattgaagaggttctttagtactttctcttttttttttgttgaatatagtccgggaaaagtattacatagtatcatttagtaatactatcttatatctttttttttgttaagtatactatcttataaataagctagcattatgcattttttatttaattcatgaggtcattttcaAAGCAGTCAAAAAACCTAGAAAATTAATAATCGAACCAGCTACCTTATTTAATTAGACCGGATATTAGTTCCACCAATAATCGTGGTCAACTTACCAATACGGTGCATATATGTCAAATTGACAAATCTATGTTTAAGTAACCCAACCTGTAAGGGATTTAGATTATTTTTGTGAATTTGGTGGACTGATCTATCGCAGATTGGggttcataggtgaagtttcaagaaattgctataatttgattggtcgattgtttttaatttttatttatttaatttttgatctaaaaatttaagataagtctaaaatcatttaacatcacttgccatataatctaacaaatattacaaataacaatttatggaaactaattctcgaaattatataaagattaataatgttttatttattacttttaatatttataaaccataaaatacaatgaacaaaattttatataagataattataatagttttatactctacttgatgaattgtgttcgaatataattatataataactattttagatattacaaaatccaaaaatgtttattaatattatttttaaattatttatcgttgtttaaagaataaatttatcataattttaaaataatttataaaatacttacaaaatgcaaggcaaaattacactttcaagagttaagtcgagatctgcattaaaaatcctaataactggtaaagaagggaagccggagacaaaaatattgaatgttgtctacaaacaagtttttcaaaatatttcgtagtcacggtacgtaattttaatctactttttttttcaaatacaaattttataataaataaactgttgcaattatttatttttgtgtatttgctagatgggttgtgatgagttaggagaccgatgacggtatgtcaatttaatattatttcatgttcaataaaatttagaaatttataaatctatcaaataatgttaacccgtcaaattgccTACAAAACTTGAAGGCCTTATATGTGATGATTTCTCGCGGGAAACAACGGCTCCAAGGTGGATGAATGGCCATTAATGACTGGTGACTTTGGAAAACATGTGTTttactttaatttattaattaaaaacaggGCAAATATTAATTCTTTAATACAAAAACGTACGAACCCTATATCTTTGCCTGTCTCCTTGTTGAGGAGTAAAAAGGCTACCGAACAAGGGAACTTGAGGCAGCGAATTTTACAGACAGAGGCATGAGCTGCATCCGATATGGTGAGGGAGGAAAGGGTATGGCGGATGGTGGGTGTTCTGTATCTAGCATCGAAGGTAAATCATATATAAGCCGTACACCATTGCATTTATGACATTATAGTTATGGCTGAAATCATTTATTACAGATTTGAGAGTGTTCGGAATTCAGGTGTTTGTTTGTACGAAACTATATTTATTGCTTCTGATTAGCacattgaatttttaaataaatttaaattctatttttcgTAGGTGTTCACGATTCATACATCGTTGTAATCTCTGGACGGTGGATTATGTACGACACTGGTGACTGGGATTTTAAACTTGATAGCGACCGTATGGGGAGGGCTGTCTA
It encodes:
- the LOC117127363 gene encoding inositol hexakisphosphate and diphosphoinositol-pentakisphosphate kinase VIP1 gives rise to the protein MCLDAKAPHLSSTLPPTLPWKFNKHVQPNKGLTRQGNGNSEELRCVIAVIRHGDRTPKQKVNLNVTEEKLLNLMLKYNGGKPRAETKLKSAVQLQDLLDATRMLVPRTRPGRESDSDPEDLEHAEKLRQVKAVIEEGGNFSGIYMKVQLKPLKWEGEGEEERPVEALMILKYGGVLTHAGRKQVFTYSTI